In Bdellovibrionales bacterium, a genomic segment contains:
- a CDS encoding cell division protein ZapA yields the protein MNSTSLTSHDISIAGVSLRLKTSHDEQILSEILELVNKRIDQEVANLSPQKALVLACLRLAEDLYVFRQNTSQELNHIENLANRILSDLQISHL from the coding sequence ATGAATAGCACCAGTTTAACAAGTCATGATATCTCGATCGCTGGTGTTTCACTAAGACTTAAAACTTCACACGACGAGCAAATACTTTCAGAAATCCTTGAGCTGGTGAATAAGCGTATTGACCAGGAAGTGGCAAACCTCTCGCCACAAAAGGCCCTCGTCCTAGCGTGTTTACGTTTAGCTGAAGATCTCTACGTTTTTAGACAGAACACTAGCCAAGAATTGAATCATATTGAAAATCTGGCCAATCGTATTCTCTCCGACCTTCAAATCTCCCATTTATAG
- a CDS encoding 5-formyltetrahydrofolate cyclo-ligase: MKSKQELRKFYKNKMAEAASHEDPAMLSRLNSNLAQFLKNKRGNWAAFKPLVGEPDVHHAIEQSRSCQWVFPRVSGETIKFCRPTHANGFVKGFFGVQEPDESSSEVPLEDIAGVLVPGLAFDTEGARLGRGKAFYDKTLMNYRGERVGIAFSFQVEEDGLPLEPWDIKMSALVTENQVYEIERQLQEY, translated from the coding sequence TTGAAGAGTAAGCAAGAGTTACGGAAATTTTATAAAAACAAGATGGCTGAGGCCGCCTCTCATGAGGACCCCGCGATGCTCAGCCGCTTGAATTCGAATCTTGCTCAATTCTTAAAAAATAAGCGTGGGAACTGGGCGGCCTTTAAGCCGCTGGTGGGTGAACCTGATGTTCATCACGCCATAGAACAGTCTCGCTCGTGCCAATGGGTCTTTCCCCGCGTCAGCGGAGAAACCATCAAATTCTGCCGCCCAACTCACGCCAACGGTTTTGTAAAAGGATTTTTCGGCGTTCAGGAGCCTGATGAATCCTCCAGCGAAGTTCCCTTAGAGGACATTGCTGGAGTCTTGGTTCCTGGATTGGCCTTCGACACCGAAGGGGCTCGATTAGGTCGCGGGAAAGCCTTTTACGACAAGACATTAATGAACTACAGGGGCGAAAGGGTCGGAATTGCGTTTTCATTCCAGGTGGAAGAAGACGGCCTGCCTTTAGAGCCATGGGATATAAAAATGAGCGCTCTGGTGACAGAAAACCAAGTTTACGAGATCGAGCGCCAATTACAGGAGTATTAA
- the rny gene encoding ribonuclease Y encodes MEIIFLVVGFVVGAGLFAAYRFMVDNKKKKGAQMEANRILNKARSELARLEKEGKDKAQELEMKMRKNLEQEARRQKEQARNLEQSLENKNKELERENKRRQEDYERKMLEIKEKSERLKTQETRLDSLKEETQQKLTQLTQKLESVATISKDAAKEELRSSLKQEVEAEAAKMVMTVEEDAKQQAEAKAKRIIGMAISRFAGEFAAERTISIIPLPDQELKGKIIGKEGRNIRAIESLCGVDLILDENPEAVVISGFDPVRREVARRSMETLITDGRIHPGRIEEVVDKTKKELFKSIKMDGEKACLDLGLNGINMEIHKTLGSLKYRTSYTQNNYGHSIEVGMLAGLMAAEMGADVKMARRAGLFHDLGKAMDHSIEGSHAVIGADFAKRYGEPEVVCHAIRAHHEDEKPRTLLAYLVQAADALSSARPGARKSMAENYIQRLEDLESIANSFEGVERTFAIQAGREIRVIVDSSRVTDEQSLMLSRDIARKVEREMKYPGQIKISVVRETRAVEHAR; translated from the coding sequence ATGGAAATTATTTTTCTAGTTGTTGGATTTGTTGTCGGAGCTGGCTTGTTTGCCGCTTACCGCTTTATGGTCGACAATAAAAAGAAAAAGGGCGCTCAAATGGAAGCGAACCGAATTTTAAATAAAGCACGAAGTGAACTGGCTCGTCTCGAGAAAGAGGGTAAGGACAAAGCCCAAGAGCTTGAGATGAAGATGCGTAAAAATCTCGAGCAAGAAGCTCGTCGTCAAAAAGAGCAGGCGCGAAATCTCGAGCAGAGCCTCGAGAATAAAAATAAAGAGCTGGAGCGCGAAAATAAACGTCGGCAAGAAGACTATGAGCGTAAGATGTTAGAGATTAAGGAAAAGTCGGAGCGGCTTAAAACTCAGGAGACTCGCCTCGACAGCCTTAAAGAAGAGACTCAGCAGAAGCTCACTCAACTGACCCAAAAGCTTGAGTCGGTCGCAACAATTTCGAAAGACGCTGCCAAAGAAGAGCTGCGCAGTTCGCTCAAGCAAGAGGTCGAAGCCGAAGCCGCTAAGATGGTGATGACTGTCGAAGAAGATGCCAAACAACAGGCCGAAGCTAAAGCCAAGCGGATTATTGGTATGGCCATCTCTCGTTTTGCCGGTGAATTTGCAGCGGAACGTACGATCAGTATCATTCCTCTTCCGGATCAAGAGCTCAAAGGTAAGATCATCGGAAAAGAAGGCCGTAACATTCGTGCGATTGAATCTCTCTGCGGGGTGGATTTGATTTTAGATGAGAACCCGGAAGCGGTTGTGATTTCGGGATTTGATCCCGTTCGTCGTGAAGTGGCTCGTCGCTCCATGGAGACTTTGATTACGGATGGTCGAATTCATCCCGGAAGAATCGAAGAAGTGGTCGATAAAACCAAAAAGGAACTTTTCAAATCCATTAAGATGGACGGCGAAAAAGCTTGCTTAGATCTTGGCCTTAACGGCATCAATATGGAAATTCATAAAACATTGGGAAGTTTAAAATACAGAACGTCTTACACGCAGAATAACTACGGCCACTCGATCGAAGTGGGAATGCTCGCAGGCCTTATGGCCGCTGAGATGGGTGCTGATGTAAAGATGGCTCGTCGTGCGGGTTTATTTCATGATTTAGGTAAAGCCATGGATCACAGTATTGAAGGTTCTCATGCGGTGATTGGTGCAGACTTTGCCAAACGTTACGGTGAGCCCGAAGTGGTTTGCCACGCCATCCGCGCGCATCACGAAGACGAAAAGCCACGAACTCTTTTGGCGTATTTAGTTCAAGCCGCAGATGCTTTAAGTAGTGCTCGTCCTGGGGCTCGCAAATCCATGGCCGAAAATTACATCCAACGTCTCGAGGATCTTGAGTCCATCGCCAATAGCTTTGAAGGCGTCGAGCGCACCTTTGCGATTCAAGCCGGTCGTGAGATTCGGGTGATCGTGGACAGTAGTCGTGTGACCGACGAGCAATCGCTGATGCTCAGTCGGGATATTGCCCGCAAGGTGGAGCGCGAAATGAAGTACCCAGGACAAATTAAAATCTCTGTGGTGCGCGAAACGAGAGCTGTAGAACACGCTCGATAA
- a CDS encoding (2Fe-2S)-binding protein: MKVKFLPLNVEHEIEFNETVLHLAQRHDIHIQSVCKGLPSCAECRVQIKEGEHHVLPPSSKEVSLIGTAHYIDRSRLSCQLRCFGDLTVDVSEQLEKEKRASKRPQGRASRADGEESFAVKGNIIEEYVPDPNDSIEVQQAKQKEYNQKNQPQKQQNSNQNRQQQQARGQNNPQNKGQNRDSHRDRNKRHGQQNQGKNENNRNRNSQQNQKNSQNSKGLQGGPRPPSPSQKPNENKGNS; the protein is encoded by the coding sequence GTGAAAGTAAAATTTTTGCCTCTCAACGTGGAGCACGAGATTGAGTTTAACGAGACCGTGCTTCATCTGGCTCAACGACATGACATCCATATTCAGTCGGTGTGCAAGGGTCTTCCTTCCTGCGCGGAATGTCGGGTGCAGATCAAAGAAGGGGAGCATCACGTGCTCCCGCCTTCGAGCAAAGAAGTGAGTTTGATCGGAACCGCTCATTACATTGATCGCAGTCGCTTATCGTGCCAGTTGCGGTGCTTTGGAGATCTCACCGTTGATGTTTCCGAACAGCTCGAAAAAGAAAAGCGGGCATCGAAACGACCTCAAGGCCGCGCCTCCCGCGCGGATGGAGAAGAGTCGTTTGCGGTGAAGGGGAATATCATCGAGGAGTACGTTCCCGATCCTAATGACTCCATTGAAGTGCAACAGGCCAAACAAAAAGAGTACAATCAAAAAAATCAGCCGCAGAAACAGCAAAATTCGAATCAAAACCGTCAGCAGCAGCAGGCGAGAGGCCAAAATAACCCACAGAATAAGGGACAAAACCGTGATTCTCATCGGGATAGAAATAAGCGCCACGGACAGCAAAATCAGGGCAAGAACGAAAATAACCGCAATAGGAACTCCCAGCAGAACCAAAAAAATTCTCAGAATTCCAAAGGTTTACAAGGCGGTCCTCGCCCGCCATCTCCATCGCAAAAACCCAATGAAAATAAAGGCAACTCGTAG
- the erpA gene encoding iron-sulfur cluster insertion protein ErpA — translation MIQVTDTAAQQISKLKQEDSKLPPESFLRVKVVTGGCSGMSYKLDFETQQQPDDKVVEHNGVKLVIDKKSFLYLVGMNLDYQGGLNGQGFVFNNPNATRTCGCGSSFGV, via the coding sequence ATGATTCAAGTGACTGATACTGCGGCTCAACAGATCTCCAAACTCAAACAGGAAGACAGCAAACTTCCTCCCGAATCTTTTTTACGGGTGAAAGTGGTGACCGGTGGTTGCTCGGGCATGTCTTATAAGCTCGATTTCGAGACTCAACAGCAGCCCGATGATAAAGTGGTTGAGCACAATGGTGTGAAGCTTGTCATCGATAAAAAAAGCTTCCTTTATTTAGTGGGTATGAATTTGGATTATCAAGGTGGCCTCAACGGCCAAGGATTTGTTTTTAACAATCCTAATGCCACTCGCACTTGCGGGTGTGGCAGCTCTTTCGGCGTTTAA
- a CDS encoding diguanylate cyclase: MLKLLFFINLFLFPPAFSEEVSVESGEESRVAPTLDRQSLVHDSAQCRNAPATATDGDLQSIVASDLQRNILARSYAHILESAYILKSHGILRHQDLTSSHSALQSVKSSCTKYPFQAEVTQKALPLLDAQTSVPVATEAVQVQKRYLVAAVEAQRLKNMIKDNYFHGQERARMMERLGKIMQHYPMAMGGYANAQALAAQMGTGTNLLRERATHPEIEKFLFPNSQGQFETVSPTANAGSSGAQLLNRLLGSERLPEPVLRDLGSSMIQAFRPVLTAMSGLCQSSPCQTIAISPTPIAESLNRMPAATRQTHLNAVCQCKLGKNQSMLPDGITEAAGVGALGTAGLCLFSGVGCGPAIVLGLVATSYANVNVYSSLNNILENQRSSNIARDLPGVAAGDVEQLRSYREGIYRDLGISAAVGVAGYGVLRGANSLVQNHGSTVMNAIRRTTGRPLPVPAGHTVLSRLEGGTITRSVDADGRPVYSMVTPQGIERLRMDQSGLAISAGNDQIRRVAQQEIASGNKSVLFIDVNNLGKVNYFGAGSQAGDAYLANVARTVNDVAGGNATVYRWGGDEFVVVLNTQNPAEVRRISQAISDRVYNHPETREIFRTEKVAAAQRYRDISSATAFEQLPQNFRSQLSMEEQSFAQRNFDRFRGIVLEREGEAIRASAALQPSVSVGSAIPGGNLQTAQQVIAAADQQAGRVKVTYKNLLGEDTSKYTRPSYLPADETRRRPRFLRTRPEALDPAQ, from the coding sequence GTGCTTAAACTGTTGTTTTTTATAAATCTATTTTTGTTTCCGCCGGCATTTTCGGAAGAGGTGAGTGTGGAATCTGGCGAAGAGTCGCGAGTCGCGCCCACGCTGGATCGACAGTCATTGGTACATGATAGTGCTCAATGTAGAAACGCTCCGGCCACCGCGACAGACGGAGATCTTCAATCCATCGTCGCCTCCGATCTGCAACGGAATATTTTAGCGAGGAGTTATGCGCATATCTTGGAGAGTGCCTATATTCTCAAGTCCCACGGAATTCTTCGACACCAAGATTTGACAAGCTCTCACTCCGCGCTTCAGTCGGTGAAGTCGTCATGTACCAAGTATCCCTTCCAAGCCGAAGTGACCCAGAAAGCTTTGCCGCTGCTCGATGCGCAAACCTCAGTGCCAGTGGCCACAGAGGCCGTTCAGGTGCAGAAACGATATTTAGTGGCCGCGGTCGAGGCTCAGCGCTTGAAGAACATGATCAAAGATAATTATTTTCATGGTCAAGAGCGTGCGAGGATGATGGAGCGTTTAGGTAAAATCATGCAACATTATCCCATGGCGATGGGGGGCTATGCCAATGCGCAAGCGCTCGCCGCTCAAATGGGGACTGGAACAAATTTGCTCAGGGAGCGCGCCACTCATCCAGAGATCGAGAAGTTTTTATTTCCCAATTCTCAAGGTCAGTTTGAAACGGTAAGTCCAACTGCGAATGCCGGAAGCTCCGGCGCCCAACTGCTCAATCGCCTCCTTGGTAGCGAACGTCTCCCTGAGCCAGTACTTCGTGATTTGGGTTCGTCGATGATTCAAGCGTTTCGTCCCGTTCTCACGGCGATGAGTGGACTTTGCCAGTCGAGCCCTTGCCAAACTATAGCCATCAGTCCGACTCCTATTGCGGAAAGTTTAAATCGAATGCCCGCGGCGACAAGACAAACTCATCTCAATGCCGTTTGCCAATGTAAACTCGGAAAAAACCAGTCGATGCTTCCGGATGGAATCACCGAGGCTGCGGGAGTCGGGGCTCTAGGAACCGCCGGTTTATGTTTGTTTTCGGGCGTCGGATGTGGACCAGCCATTGTTTTGGGACTGGTCGCGACATCTTACGCCAACGTGAATGTGTATTCCTCTTTAAATAACATATTAGAGAATCAACGAAGCTCCAACATCGCACGAGACCTTCCCGGTGTAGCTGCCGGAGATGTGGAACAGCTGAGATCTTATCGCGAAGGCATTTATCGCGATCTCGGAATTTCCGCGGCGGTGGGTGTTGCGGGATACGGCGTGCTACGGGGAGCGAATAGTCTCGTGCAAAATCATGGGTCTACGGTGATGAATGCGATTCGGCGTACGACGGGACGACCTTTGCCCGTGCCCGCAGGCCACACCGTTCTTTCTCGACTGGAGGGAGGCACAATCACGCGAAGTGTAGATGCTGACGGTCGACCTGTATACAGCATGGTGACCCCTCAGGGGATCGAAAGGCTTCGAATGGATCAGTCTGGTTTAGCGATTAGTGCTGGTAACGATCAAATTCGCAGAGTGGCTCAGCAGGAGATTGCATCGGGGAATAAGTCGGTTCTGTTTATTGATGTGAATAATTTAGGGAAGGTCAATTATTTTGGTGCAGGCTCACAGGCGGGAGATGCTTACCTCGCGAACGTTGCGAGAACAGTGAATGACGTCGCCGGCGGAAATGCGACAGTTTATCGGTGGGGTGGGGACGAATTTGTCGTAGTTCTCAACACGCAGAATCCGGCGGAGGTTCGTCGTATTTCCCAAGCCATATCCGATAGAGTGTATAATCATCCTGAGACGCGAGAAATTTTTAGAACCGAAAAAGTGGCGGCGGCTCAACGCTATCGCGACATTTCAAGCGCGACGGCTTTTGAACAACTTCCCCAAAACTTCCGCAGCCAACTCTCTATGGAAGAGCAGAGTTTTGCTCAAAGAAATTTTGACCGCTTTCGTGGAATTGTTTTAGAGCGTGAAGGGGAAGCGATTCGTGCAAGTGCCGCTTTGCAGCCCTCAGTTTCGGTCGGGTCCGCCATTCCTGGTGGAAATTTGCAAACTGCCCAGCAGGTCATCGCGGCGGCCGATCAGCAGGCCGGGCGAGTGAAAGTGACTTATAAAAACTTGTTAGGTGAAGACACTTCGAAATATACTCGTCCATCGTACTTGCCCGCCGATGAAACTCGGAGACGTCCACGCTTTTTACGAACTCGACCCGAAGCTTTAGATCCCGCTCAATAG
- a CDS encoding acyl-CoA dehydrogenase family protein: MNWNEFDLFNPTEEHKLLRETVRAFTKDSVEPQALEHDRKENFNLPLFRQLGEIGLLGLCVPAQYGGSEMDAVAAVIAHEELSYSDPGFCLAYLAHAILCVNNLAVNGSQEQKEKYLPGLCSGELVGSMAMSEPNYGTDVLGMETTAVKTGEHYKVNGRKMWITNGCIDDVGTPCDMVWLYACSGSNDKGKKQISTFIIEKNDKGFSVGQKIKDKLGMRGSNTAELVFDNCSISADRLVGALGDSSTHMMKNLEIERVTLAAMSLGIARRSVDVMSRYANERQAFGKSLHSFGQIQKYISESYAEYQAARTYVYNTARRMELKGSGSRLDSDGCKLFATTAAKNIADRAIQVLGGYGYVGEYVVERLWRDAKLLEIGGGTLEAHQKNITRDLSKNPTLL; the protein is encoded by the coding sequence ATGAACTGGAACGAATTTGATTTATTTAATCCAACGGAAGAACACAAACTTTTGCGGGAAACCGTAAGGGCCTTTACTAAAGATTCTGTGGAGCCTCAGGCTCTGGAACACGATCGTAAAGAAAATTTTAATTTACCTTTGTTTCGCCAACTTGGCGAAATCGGTCTTTTAGGACTTTGTGTTCCCGCACAATATGGCGGATCAGAAATGGACGCCGTGGCTGCCGTCATCGCGCACGAGGAACTGTCCTATTCTGATCCTGGATTTTGTTTGGCCTATTTGGCGCACGCTATTCTTTGCGTCAATAATCTCGCAGTGAACGGCAGCCAGGAACAAAAAGAAAAATATCTTCCTGGCTTGTGTAGCGGTGAGCTGGTCGGCTCTATGGCCATGTCCGAGCCTAACTACGGGACCGATGTTTTAGGCATGGAAACAACAGCGGTAAAGACCGGCGAACACTACAAAGTGAATGGTCGCAAAATGTGGATTACCAATGGCTGCATTGATGATGTCGGAACTCCTTGCGACATGGTCTGGCTCTACGCTTGCTCGGGAAGCAATGACAAAGGCAAAAAACAAATTTCGACGTTCATTATCGAAAAAAACGACAAAGGTTTTTCCGTGGGCCAAAAAATTAAGGACAAGCTTGGTATGCGGGGGTCTAACACCGCAGAGCTCGTTTTTGATAATTGCTCGATCAGTGCCGATCGTCTCGTTGGCGCGCTCGGAGATTCGTCCACTCACATGATGAAGAATCTCGAAATTGAACGTGTCACTCTGGCGGCGATGAGTTTAGGAATCGCACGTCGTTCGGTGGATGTTATGAGTCGCTACGCCAATGAAAGACAAGCCTTTGGGAAGTCACTTCATTCCTTTGGGCAAATTCAAAAATACATTTCCGAAAGCTACGCGGAATACCAAGCGGCGCGCACCTACGTTTACAATACGGCCCGACGTATGGAACTGAAAGGCTCTGGAAGCCGCTTAGACTCCGACGGGTGCAAATTGTTCGCCACCACGGCCGCAAAAAATATCGCCGATCGCGCGATTCAAGTTTTAGGTGGATATGGATACGTGGGCGAATACGTCGTGGAACGCCTCTGGAGAGATGCAAAACTTTTAGAAATCGGTGGAGGCACTCTCGAAGCTCACCAGAAAAACATCACACGCGATTTAAGCAAGAACCCCACTCTGTTATAG